The proteins below are encoded in one region of Vicingaceae bacterium:
- the ribF gene encoding riboflavin biosynthesis protein: MKIIRNTDDIRIPYPTAITMGMFDGVHRGHQYVIKTLIQRSKEMNLASAIVTFDPHPKLVLKNLHDEIKLLTTPEEKIDIISSFNPDYMIIIPFTLDFSRLTSDEFVEKFLIEKFNMKHLLVGYDHRFGRNRQGTFSDLMNLSKQLNFSVEQLKPVDFNGIKISSTKIRTLLAEGKVEEMPGYLGRYYSLSGKVIYGKGIGKQLGFPTANIDWGYPYKLLPKFGVYLVKVTLSGNDYFGICNVGIKPTLPSNQPTVEVYIFDFQENIYEKNIKIEFLTFIREEKNFGNLNELKKQIEKDVVAAQNSIHTLFHH; the protein is encoded by the coding sequence GTGAAAATCATTCGTAATACAGACGACATTCGCATTCCTTACCCTACAGCCATCACTATGGGAATGTTTGATGGTGTGCATCGAGGTCATCAATATGTTATCAAAACTCTCATACAACGTTCTAAAGAAATGAATCTTGCTTCAGCCATCGTCACTTTTGACCCTCATCCCAAGTTAGTATTAAAAAATCTTCACGATGAAATTAAATTACTTACCACCCCCGAAGAAAAAATTGATATAATCAGCTCCTTCAACCCCGACTACATGATAATCATCCCTTTTACATTGGATTTTTCGAGATTGACTTCTGATGAATTTGTCGAAAAATTTCTCATCGAAAAATTTAACATGAAACATCTACTGGTCGGATATGACCATCGTTTTGGCCGTAACAGGCAAGGAACCTTTTCAGACCTGATGAATTTATCAAAACAATTAAATTTTAGCGTCGAGCAACTCAAACCGGTAGATTTCAACGGAATAAAAATTTCATCGACAAAAATCAGAACATTGCTTGCCGAAGGTAAAGTGGAAGAAATGCCTGGTTATCTTGGACGGTATTACAGCTTGTCCGGCAAGGTTATATACGGTAAAGGCATTGGGAAACAATTGGGTTTTCCAACAGCCAACATCGATTGGGGCTATCCTTACAAATTACTTCCTAAATTTGGCGTTTATCTTGTGAAGGTTACACTCTCCGGCAACGATTATTTTGGAATTTGTAATGTTGGCATAAAACCAACCTTGCCGTCAAATCAGCCTACAGTGGAAGTTTATATTTTTGATTTTCAAGAAAACATATACGAAAAAAACATAAAAATAGAATTTCTAACGTTTATCAGAGAAGAGAAAAATTTTGGCAATTTAAACGAATTGAAAAAACAAATAGAAAAAGATGTTGTCGCTGCGCAAAATAGCATTCATACTTTATTTCATCATTAA
- the sprE gene encoding gliding motility protein produces MQPVKYSIAVIFFLAILLSGCSVKKDKPINRFYHQLTTHYNGYFNAREIMRQREQTFANNYKYVYDELLPVFLFPSEEEAKSWQQDMDKVIEKCNRVIVRHSMFIRKKERNKWIDESYLLMAKAHMYKYDFTTAIETYEFVAQNFKGDPSRIDALMGMIQCYMHLKQYNKAANLINLIDNDEKITDEDQKVQYYAIKADYFITKQKWEDAIEWLNKAMVKQKNKKIRSRWAFILAQLSQKTGNFKDATKYYSLVIKWKPDYEMEFQAKLFRAIYFDVASGKSGEIKKELLKMLADKKNKEYRDQIYFALGELALRENAEATAMDYFAKAAAVGNNKKIKWQAYLRLGKYYFAKPDYKNAAAYYDSCLMNLDNNHPDYYEIEDRTKALKNLVIYINIVEKEDSLLRVAEMPEEKRKEIIEKLIAQAKEKQESEQTQGNFLNNNNALASNNTSTGEWYFYNPTALGFGFTEFRKRWGDRPLEDNWRRSVKMSSSFNLANDQDSSKQETTNPDNNPMFSEEYYLKDLPLTQEQKMASHAKILDAYYQLGFIYKENFNDLQKSIDAFEKIVEKYDTSELIIPVYYQLFRNYQKIQNFSKAEHYKNLLLEKAPYSDYARLINDPDYLKNQDIDKKRVENYYSAAYNYYKSGDYQTSLTRCLASFENFPDNHIMDKFSFLKALNLGKLYGNDTLKTLLNEFVKTYPQSEEKPLAEEILKKIDQINQTAQNAQNNQQFAKKTEYLYAPMEDHFFVALIDENKISMNNVKNYFSNFNTALFSQKQLFSNSILFNDQFNMLQIKTFPNLNEAMNYYDAVSKNHTILKYFHQAQPVYFVISKSNFQIFYKEKDIEGYQKFFSQIKNSQ; encoded by the coding sequence GTGCAACCCGTCAAATACTCTATAGCAGTTATTTTCTTCCTGGCAATCTTGTTGTCAGGTTGTTCCGTCAAAAAGGACAAACCCATCAATCGTTTTTACCATCAATTGACCACACATTACAATGGTTATTTCAATGCCCGTGAAATAATGCGCCAAAGAGAACAAACTTTTGCAAACAATTATAAATATGTTTATGACGAATTACTGCCTGTCTTTCTTTTTCCCTCCGAAGAAGAAGCAAAATCCTGGCAACAAGACATGGACAAAGTTATAGAAAAATGTAACCGTGTCATTGTCAGACACTCCATGTTTATCAGAAAAAAAGAAAGAAACAAATGGATCGACGAGAGCTATCTTTTAATGGCAAAAGCTCACATGTATAAATACGATTTTACTACAGCCATAGAAACTTATGAATTTGTCGCCCAAAACTTTAAAGGCGACCCTTCGCGCATCGATGCCCTCATGGGCATGATTCAATGTTATATGCACTTAAAACAATATAACAAAGCAGCAAATCTTATCAACTTAATAGACAATGACGAAAAAATCACCGATGAAGATCAAAAGGTACAATATTATGCCATAAAAGCCGATTATTTTATCACAAAACAAAAATGGGAAGATGCTATCGAATGGCTTAACAAAGCTATGGTCAAACAAAAAAACAAGAAAATCCGTTCACGTTGGGCCTTCATTTTGGCACAACTCTCTCAAAAAACAGGTAATTTCAAAGATGCTACAAAATATTACTCGCTGGTTATTAAATGGAAACCTGATTATGAAATGGAATTTCAAGCAAAATTGTTCAGGGCCATTTATTTTGATGTGGCAAGTGGCAAATCCGGAGAAATTAAAAAAGAATTATTGAAAATGCTTGCTGATAAAAAAAACAAAGAATATCGCGACCAGATATACTTTGCCCTTGGTGAACTTGCCTTAAGGGAAAATGCAGAAGCCACCGCCATGGATTACTTTGCCAAAGCGGCAGCTGTCGGAAATAACAAAAAAATTAAATGGCAGGCCTACCTACGGCTCGGAAAATACTATTTTGCCAAACCCGATTACAAAAATGCCGCTGCATATTATGATTCTTGCTTGATGAATCTCGATAACAACCATCCGGACTATTATGAAATTGAAGACCGGACAAAAGCTTTGAAAAATTTGGTGATATACATCAATATCGTTGAAAAAGAAGACAGTTTGCTGCGGGTTGCCGAAATGCCCGAAGAAAAAAGAAAAGAAATTATTGAAAAACTCATCGCTCAAGCTAAAGAAAAACAAGAATCAGAACAAACACAAGGGAATTTTTTAAATAACAACAATGCCCTTGCTTCCAACAACACCTCAACCGGAGAATGGTATTTTTATAATCCTACAGCACTGGGATTTGGATTTACAGAATTTCGCAAACGTTGGGGCGACCGGCCACTGGAAGACAATTGGAGACGATCTGTGAAAATGTCTTCCTCATTTAACCTTGCAAATGATCAAGATTCATCCAAACAAGAAACAACAAACCCCGACAACAATCCAATGTTTTCCGAAGAATACTACTTAAAAGATTTACCACTGACCCAAGAACAGAAAATGGCTTCTCATGCAAAAATTCTTGATGCATACTACCAGCTGGGATTTATTTACAAAGAAAACTTCAATGACCTACAAAAGTCGATCGATGCATTTGAAAAAATTGTTGAAAAATACGATACATCCGAACTGATTATTCCGGTATATTATCAACTTTTTAGAAACTATCAGAAAATACAAAATTTTTCGAAAGCCGAACACTACAAAAATCTGCTGCTCGAAAAAGCTCCCTATTCAGATTATGCACGTTTGATCAACGACCCCGATTATCTTAAAAATCAAGACATCGACAAAAAAAGAGTAGAAAATTATTATTCTGCAGCTTACAATTACTACAAAAGCGGCGATTACCAAACATCGCTGACCCGTTGCCTGGCATCGTTCGAAAACTTCCCCGACAATCATATTATGGACAAATTCTCTTTTCTTAAAGCCCTTAATTTAGGGAAATTGTATGGTAATGACACACTTAAAACACTCTTAAACGAATTCGTCAAAACATATCCTCAAAGCGAAGAAAAACCTTTGGCAGAAGAAATTTTAAAAAAAATCGACCAAATCAATCAAACTGCACAAAACGCCCAAAACAATCAACAATTTGCAAAAAAAACCGAATATCTTTATGCCCCCATGGAAGACCACTTCTTTGTGGCATTGATTGATGAAAACAAAATTTCTATGAACAATGTAAAAAATTATTTCTCTAACTTCAATACTGCTTTGTTTAGCCAAAAACAGCTTTTTTCGAATTCCATTCTATTTAATGATCAATTTAACATGCTTCAGATTAAAACATTTCCAAATCTCAACGAAGCCATGAATTACTACGATGCCGTCTCAAAAAACCATACCATACTTAAATATTTTCATCAGGCACAACCGGTGTATTTTGTTATTTCAAAATCTAATTTCCAAATTTTTTACAAAGAAAAAGACATAGAAGGATATCAAAAGTTCTTTTCACAAATTAAAAATTCACAATAA